In Tubulanus polymorphus chromosome 2, tnTubPoly1.2, whole genome shotgun sequence, a single window of DNA contains:
- the LOC141898450 gene encoding serine/threonine-protein kinase PLK1-like isoform X1, with product MLQITPKTLASHVKEMAAMTVMNAKDNNVAKNNAKNTENPHYYMELSTRTIYTRGKLLGKGGFANCYELTDLNTKRVYAGKIVPKTRISKPHQREKITREIDLHRKLKHKNIVEFHKYFEDDDNVIILLEYCSRKSLVHVLKQRKTVTEPEVRYYLRHLIEGCMYIHSHNIIHRDLKLGNMLLNDAMEIKIADFGLATQMNHVGDKKMTVCGTPNYIAPEVLQKRGHSYEADIWAIGCTMFAMLVGRPPFETPTLKETYLRIATNKFFIPNHISPSAKSLMRKLLSPNPDMRPKLRDILNHDFFKTGINPLVLPATCCNSAPTWPQSPTRNGLVKKETTFGPDTVVTTENVLKRSVADAAKDHLKLPENNNVSNNLPNDISTPAKSPTKMLKQATATLSPINDVSEQENVSPNRNLPSNPIQQKEHHEKGGFASECLALIGLKIDKDDNPLKNCCLPLSTKLHITDEPQYEQPAKIGVASTLCQILSSCLEDMPDEVDVNPSPTGSEKVLWIIKWVDYSNKYGFGYQLSNRTVGVLFNEGDRIVLGSDGRSVQFVDVANRAAAFSTEFPPPNMIKRSKLVTYFATYMDENLIQGGEVPEEVQEVPGITLSNTFMKKWFRTEKAIVMYLSNGILQVNFFDDHTKIIVNMDKGKEHIATLIDEERKATSYHLEDIRTQGCSIFLRDRLEYARNMLQNIIDSEGDDV from the exons ATGCTCCAAATAACGCCGAAAACGCTGGCATCACATGTAAAGGAAATGGCAGCAATGACAGTAATGAATGCTAAAGATAACAATGTTGCGAAGAACAATGCTAAGAATACCGAAAATCCGCATTATTATATGGAATTATCCACCAGAACCATTTACACACGCGGAAAACTGCTGGGAAAG GGTGGATTTGCAAATTGTTATGAACTCACTGATTTAAACACGAAAAGAGTTTATGCTGGCAAGATAGTACCTAAGACCCGTATATCAAAACCACACCAAAGAGAAAAG ATAACTCGAGAAATTGATCTTCATCGAAAGTTGAAGCACAAAAACATagttgaatttcataaatatttcgAAGATGATGACAATGTCATTATACTATTAGAATATTGCAGCAGAAAG TCACTGGTACATGttttaaaacaaagaaaaaccGTCACAGAGCCAGAAGTGAGGTACTACCTACGACACCTCATAGAAGGCTGTATGTACATACATAGTCACAACATCATTCACAGAGATCTGAAACTTGGTAATATGCTACTCAACGATGCCATGGAAATAAAGATTGCCGACTTCGGTCTGGCTACTCAGATGAACCACGTAGGAGATAAGAAAAT GACTGTCTGTGGTACCCCCAATTACATAGCACCTGAAGTATTACAAAAACGTGGTCACAGTTATGAGGCTGACATTTGGGCCATAGGCTGCACAAT GTTTGCGATGCTAGTCGGGAGACCACCCTTTGAAACCCCCACACTCAAAGAAACGTACCTACGGATAGCAACGAATAAGTTTTTCATTCCGAACCATATATCGCCATCGGCTAAAtcgttgatgagaaaactgctGTCTCCTAATCCAGACATGCGGCCGAAATTAcgggatattctaaatcatgacTTTTTCAAAACCGGAATTAACCCGCTTGTGTTACCGGCCACATGTTGTAATAGCGCCCCCACGTGGCCACAATCTCCGACAAGGAATGGACTTGTTAAAAAGGAGACTACTTTCGGACCCGATACTGTTGTTACAACCGAGAATGTACTGAAGAGATCGGTAGCAGATGCAGCAAAG GATCACCTCAAACTGCCTGAAAACAACAACGTATCAAACAATCTTCCCAATGATATCAGTACACCTGCTAAATCGCCAACCAAAATGCTGAAACAGGCGACTGCCACCCTTTCGCCTATCAACGATGTATCCGAACAAGAGAATGTTTCTCCAAATCGGAACCTGCCTAGTAACCCGATCCAACAGAAGGAACATCATGAGAAAG GAGGATTTGCTTCCGAATGTCTAGCACTGATTGGACTTAAAATAGACAAGGATGATAACCCACTGAAGAATTGTTGCCTTCCTTTATCAACCAAGCTTCATATTACAGACGAGCCCCAATATGAACAACCAGCAAAGATTGGAGTCGCGTCAACTCTCTGTCAAATACTGTCTTCTTGTTTAGAAGACATGCCCGATG AAGTGGATGTGAACCCTTCACCGACTGGAAGTGAAAAAGTACTGTGGATAATAAAATGGGTTGATTACTCGAATAAATATGGTTTCGGCTATCAATTGTCAAATAGGACAGTAGGAGTGTTATTCAACGAAGGGGACCGCATAGTATTGGGCTCAGATGGTCG gtcCGTACAGTTCGTTGACGTGGCCAACAGGGCGGCTGCATTTTCGACAGAATTTCCTCCTCCTAATATGATAAAACGATCGAAATTAGTGACATATTTTGCCACATATATGGATGAAAACCTAATTCAA GGTGGCGAAGTTCCTGAAGAGGTGCAAGAAGTACCCGGGATCACATTGTCAAATACGTTCATGAAGAAATGGTTTCGAACAGAGAAGGCTATTGTTATGTACCTTAGTAATGGCATTCTGCAG GTAAATTTCTTCGATGACCACACAAAAATTATAGTGAATATGGACAAAGGAAAGGAACATATAGCGACGTTAATTGACGAGGAGCGAAAAGCCACTTCGTATCATCTGGAAGATATCCGCACTCAGGGATGTAGCATTTTCCTACGTGACAGACTGGAATATGCCAGGAACATGctgcaaaatattattgacagcGAAGGCGACGATGTTTAA
- the LOC141898450 gene encoding serine/threonine-protein kinase PLK1-like isoform X2 — translation MLQITPKTLASHVKEMAAMTVMNAKDNNVAKNNAKNTENPHYYMELSTRTIYTRGKLLGKGGFANCYELTDLNTKRVYAGKIVPKTRISKPHQREKITREIDLHRKLKHKNIVEFHKYFEDDDNVIILLEYCSRKSLVHVLKQRKTVTEPEVRYYLRHLIEGCMYIHSHNIIHRDLKLGNMLLNDAMEIKIADFGLATQMNHVGDKKMTVCGTPNYIAPEVLQKRGHSYEADIWAIGCTMFAMLVGRPPFETPTLKETYLRIATNKFFIPNHISPSAKSLMRKLLSPNPDMRPKLRDILNHDFFKTGINPLVLPATCCNSAPTWPQSPTRNGLVKKETTFGPDTVVTTENVLKRSVADAAKDHLKLPENNNVSNNLPNDISTPAKSPTKMLKQATATLSPINDVSEQENVSPNRNLPSNPIQQKEHHEKDEPQYEQPAKIGVASTLCQILSSCLEDMPDEVDVNPSPTGSEKVLWIIKWVDYSNKYGFGYQLSNRTVGVLFNEGDRIVLGSDGRSVQFVDVANRAAAFSTEFPPPNMIKRSKLVTYFATYMDENLIQGGEVPEEVQEVPGITLSNTFMKKWFRTEKAIVMYLSNGILQVNFFDDHTKIIVNMDKGKEHIATLIDEERKATSYHLEDIRTQGCSIFLRDRLEYARNMLQNIIDSEGDDV, via the exons ATGCTCCAAATAACGCCGAAAACGCTGGCATCACATGTAAAGGAAATGGCAGCAATGACAGTAATGAATGCTAAAGATAACAATGTTGCGAAGAACAATGCTAAGAATACCGAAAATCCGCATTATTATATGGAATTATCCACCAGAACCATTTACACACGCGGAAAACTGCTGGGAAAG GGTGGATTTGCAAATTGTTATGAACTCACTGATTTAAACACGAAAAGAGTTTATGCTGGCAAGATAGTACCTAAGACCCGTATATCAAAACCACACCAAAGAGAAAAG ATAACTCGAGAAATTGATCTTCATCGAAAGTTGAAGCACAAAAACATagttgaatttcataaatatttcgAAGATGATGACAATGTCATTATACTATTAGAATATTGCAGCAGAAAG TCACTGGTACATGttttaaaacaaagaaaaaccGTCACAGAGCCAGAAGTGAGGTACTACCTACGACACCTCATAGAAGGCTGTATGTACATACATAGTCACAACATCATTCACAGAGATCTGAAACTTGGTAATATGCTACTCAACGATGCCATGGAAATAAAGATTGCCGACTTCGGTCTGGCTACTCAGATGAACCACGTAGGAGATAAGAAAAT GACTGTCTGTGGTACCCCCAATTACATAGCACCTGAAGTATTACAAAAACGTGGTCACAGTTATGAGGCTGACATTTGGGCCATAGGCTGCACAAT GTTTGCGATGCTAGTCGGGAGACCACCCTTTGAAACCCCCACACTCAAAGAAACGTACCTACGGATAGCAACGAATAAGTTTTTCATTCCGAACCATATATCGCCATCGGCTAAAtcgttgatgagaaaactgctGTCTCCTAATCCAGACATGCGGCCGAAATTAcgggatattctaaatcatgacTTTTTCAAAACCGGAATTAACCCGCTTGTGTTACCGGCCACATGTTGTAATAGCGCCCCCACGTGGCCACAATCTCCGACAAGGAATGGACTTGTTAAAAAGGAGACTACTTTCGGACCCGATACTGTTGTTACAACCGAGAATGTACTGAAGAGATCGGTAGCAGATGCAGCAAAG GATCACCTCAAACTGCCTGAAAACAACAACGTATCAAACAATCTTCCCAATGATATCAGTACACCTGCTAAATCGCCAACCAAAATGCTGAAACAGGCGACTGCCACCCTTTCGCCTATCAACGATGTATCCGAACAAGAGAATGTTTCTCCAAATCGGAACCTGCCTAGTAACCCGATCCAACAGAAGGAACATCATGAGAAAG ACGAGCCCCAATATGAACAACCAGCAAAGATTGGAGTCGCGTCAACTCTCTGTCAAATACTGTCTTCTTGTTTAGAAGACATGCCCGATG AAGTGGATGTGAACCCTTCACCGACTGGAAGTGAAAAAGTACTGTGGATAATAAAATGGGTTGATTACTCGAATAAATATGGTTTCGGCTATCAATTGTCAAATAGGACAGTAGGAGTGTTATTCAACGAAGGGGACCGCATAGTATTGGGCTCAGATGGTCG gtcCGTACAGTTCGTTGACGTGGCCAACAGGGCGGCTGCATTTTCGACAGAATTTCCTCCTCCTAATATGATAAAACGATCGAAATTAGTGACATATTTTGCCACATATATGGATGAAAACCTAATTCAA GGTGGCGAAGTTCCTGAAGAGGTGCAAGAAGTACCCGGGATCACATTGTCAAATACGTTCATGAAGAAATGGTTTCGAACAGAGAAGGCTATTGTTATGTACCTTAGTAATGGCATTCTGCAG GTAAATTTCTTCGATGACCACACAAAAATTATAGTGAATATGGACAAAGGAAAGGAACATATAGCGACGTTAATTGACGAGGAGCGAAAAGCCACTTCGTATCATCTGGAAGATATCCGCACTCAGGGATGTAGCATTTTCCTACGTGACAGACTGGAATATGCCAGGAACATGctgcaaaatattattgacagcGAAGGCGACGATGTTTAA
- the LOC141899859 gene encoding uncharacterized protein LOC141899859 translates to MSTSELSCLCLILCVISSNAQVARGPPGDGPGGNSCPSTVGRAPANLPKLGGNWANLMVDNRFECDGKVVAWEYYRGYAGSEAFVGVWRPTSSTKVYTLIGKTKLPRASIGKKLVDISDQPITVKEGDFIGIHYSRSISNAAISNALSYDLPNNELHDTVNAGIFDESMNNGQDVDFSRWPIVKRTYAIQAIMEPQQPDVTTTTEVPTSTGRPSTDGPETVSTEKPDGGSGITTTDGSDKPISLPVPVPVNTNCGVENGQVNDLQMSASSYTPHCPASNGRLHKLTPPIEGHLCHAWCAAPNVIDPKPWLQIDLGTNAARGGIVIQGRGDTDSRVEKFALKFSADARSWSVYSSDGNVKMFQHMANDGNEITKIRTVRIPYRYIRFYPTKWTPSNRPPCMRVEVLGCDDTAECKNTDANCEEYVKTGECFRNYAFMNKYCAKSCGFCSTHEEETVTKPTGPPVVGPTTVRPICLSLACPPSIRITEIPQPPGFDTPASDNIANDIAFPDCLDNADDCQGWAAQGECEINVEWMKTNCKRTCGYCGCIDELQSCKYWLLQDECNKNHAYMKMNCRKSCNTCSV, encoded by the exons ATGTCCACCAGTGAATTGAGTTGCCTTTGTTTGATTTTGTGTGTAATAAGCTCGAACGCCCAGGTGGCTCGGGGACCTCCCGGCGATGGCCCAGGG GGAAACAGCTGCCCATCAACCGTCGGAAGGGCGCCGGCCAATTTACCAAAACTTGGAGGGAATTGGGCTAATCTGATGGTCGATAACCGCTTTGAATGTGATGGTAAGGTGGTAGCCTGGGAGTATTACAGGGGTTATGCTGGATCCGAGGCATTCGTAGGCGTGTGGAGACCAACTTCATCTACCAAGGTTTACACTCTAATTGGAAAAACTAAACTCCCGAGAGCTTCGATTGGTAAAAAACTAGTAGATATTTCTGATCAGCCGATAACCGTTAAGGAAGGGGATTTTATTG GTATTCATTATTCTAGATCGATATCGAACGCCGCAATAAGCAACGCTTTAAGTTACGATTTGCCGAATAATGAATTACACGATACTGTCAACGctggaatatttgatgaaagtatGAACAATGGGCAAGATGTCGACTTTTCCAGATGGCCTATAGTCAAAAGGACATACGCCATCCAAGCAATAATGGAAC CGCAACAACCTGATGTAACAACAACGACTGAAGTACCTACGAGTACTGGACGACCATCGACGGATGGACCTGAAACGGTCTCGACAGAAAAACCAGACGGAGGAAGCGGCATTACTACGACTGATGGGTCTGATAAACCGATATCTTTACCGGTCCCAG TTCCGGTGAATACGAACTGTGGAGTAGAAAACGGTCAAGTCAACGATCTTCAAATGTCAGCATCTAGTTATACACCACATTGTCCAGCCTCAAACGGACGCTTGCATAAACTTACGCCACCAATTGAAGGGCACTTATGTCACGCCTGGTGCGCTGCACCGAATGTGATAGACCCAAAACCGTGGCTTCAG ATCGATTTAGGTACAAATGCAGCTCGAGGTGGAATTGTAATCCAAGGAAGGGGAGATACCGACTCCCGAGTAGAAAAATTCGCTTTGAAATTCAGCGCTGATGCGAGATCCTGGAGCGTTTATTCGTCCGACGGAAATGTGAAG ATGTTCCAGCATATGGCGAATGATGGCAACGAAATAACGAAAATCAGAACTGTGCGAATTCCGTATCGATATATTCGCTTCTATCCGACCAAATGGACCCCCTCAAATAGACCTCCGTGTATGAGAGTTGAGGTATTGGGATGCGATG ATACTGCAGAGTGTAAGAATACGGATGCGAATTGTGAGGAATATGTGAAAACTGGCGAGTGCTTCCGCAATTATGCCTTCATGAACAAGTATTGCGCGAAGTCTTGTGGATTCTGCTCAACTCACGAGGAGGAAACAGTGACCAAGCCAACGGGTCCGCCAG TAGTGGGACCAACGACGGTGCGTCCAATCTGTTTATCGTTAGCATGTCCACCATCTATCAGAATCACCGAGATTCCGCAACCGCCAGGCTTCGATACTCCGGCAAGCGACAATATCGCCAACGATATAGCATTTCCCGATTGTCTGGACAACGCTGACGATTGTCAGGGCTGGGCCGCACAAGGCGAATGCGAGATTAATGTCGAATGGATGAAAACGAACTGCAAGCGAACGTGTGGTTATTGTGGATGTATTGATGAACTGCAAAGCTGCAAATATTGGTTGCTTCAAGATGAATGTAATAAAAACCATGcgtatatgaaaatgaattgtcggaaGTCGTGCAATACATGCTCGGTATAG
- the LOC141898622 gene encoding mitochondrial fission process protein 1-like — protein MTEKTSGILPSKVEMISVESSHKECHDVFKHTPVRYLGYANEVGEAFRALIPLAAVRASYAVASGYVVADSAHKGYHAAQEDWPSNQIRTRKIVRAVGDTMMWQGLASVIIPGFTINRICAFSLFVFRKTKILPAAAQKWTTTAIGLGSIPFIIKPIDRSVDYIMNETIRKLYKPKLGKDEEGLVHHTRND, from the exons ATGACAGAAAAAACAAGCGGTATTTTACCATCGAAAGTTGAAATGATCAGTGTGGAATCTTCGCATAAGGAATGTCATGATGTTTTCAAACATACACCTGTACGCTATTTAG GTTATGCCAATGAAGTCGGTGAAGCATTCCGCGCATTGATCCCTCTCGCCGCTGTCAGAGCTAGTTATGCTGTTGCCAGCGGTTATGTAGTAGCTGATTCGGCCCATAAAGGGTATCATGCCGCACAG GAAGATTGGCCGTCAAATCAAATTCGTACGAGAAAAATTGTCAGAGCAGTTGGGGATACCATGATGTGGCAGGGCTTGGCATCGGTCATTATACCAGGTTTCACCATAAACAGAATTTGTGCTTTTAGTTTGTTTGTGTtcagaaaaacgaaaattctTCCAGCGGCTGCGCAGAAATGGACAACGACCGCCATCGGTTTAGGTTCTATTCCGTTTATAATTAAACCGATTGACCGATCGGTCGATTATATAATGAACGAAACCATAAGAAAGCTATATAAACCGAAACTAGGAAAAGATGAAGAGGGTTTAGTTCATCATACTCGCAATGATTGA
- the LOC141898623 gene encoding macrophage migration inhibitory factor-like, whose product MPTLRIDTNVANDAVPDGFLVTLTDLVARLVGKDKRYVCIHLNSGQRMTFGGSTDPCAVMSLESIGKISADENRRYCPELTEAVHNALGISPTRIYVNFHDRPRHEVGNNGGLFG is encoded by the exons ATGCCGACGTTACGGATTGACACTAATGTAGCTAACGACGCTGTTCCAGATGGATTTCTGGTTACATTGACTGACCTGGTAGCAAGATTAGTGGGAAAAGACAAAAGG TATGTTTGCATCCATTTGAATAGTGGTCAACGGATGACTTTTGGTGGATCAACTGATCCTTGTGCGGTTATGTCTCTGGAATCCATTGGAAAGATTAGCGCTGATGAAAATAGACGATATTGCCCAGAACTGACTGAAGCTGTGCACAATGCCCTTGGCATAAGTCCTACACG aatttatgTGAATTTTCATGACCGCCCAAGACATGAGGTTGGCAATAATGGTGGATTATTTGGTTAA